From a single Lewinella sp. LCG006 genomic region:
- a CDS encoding OmpA family protein codes for MRKQTARPLLVIVSILFCIGSLPAQQAKLHKAALFMEAFRYEEAIAVFDKIVRKDESNLIALAGLAEAYHKMDMLSESASWYAKALESTEADPFLYFAYGQVLFQMGECVAAQSAFQEFLRRRPNDQRANRLQDVCSYYQELTNSNLEQVEVSLPNFNGPLSDLAPAFFQDGIVFGAVRSTEKRKDAFYDLYFTRPLAEDRPQGLNLTYEPVIGFSEILNSGLNEAIVSFSPDFKAVYFTRNQGQIVSEKIPIRRLEIMVSRQGADNTWSSPVPLSINSVNYSTAHPALSPDGDRLFFASDRPGGFGGKDIYYCDRIGLGWSSPINLGPQVNTEGDELYPYYHTDEVLYFASNGQLGLGGLDIFRVEDLGGGEWGEPDNPGAPINSSADDFALIMKEDGSYGFFTSNRKNGVGSDDIYAFQSRKILLELQFLSESDSLVHESIPFALRGEEYMQFSDEDGRWVTYLEPEDCLYVQLQDENYQKDHREICASLAEGAQKISISWKLTPRSTAALPVFGEGEKVLTGKIIDQLDGAPVPFAEVRLVSTDCSVNINLTADGNGNFFFNTKEDCCYQLSALGDGYFTNTFGTPFCSKNWPEAIEVTLLPYRLRADRPQEVSVSNNEQNEFQFGSSVYEDNNSSIPYLLNVYYDLGRASVRPEAISELNRLYWLLVNNPTIVVEVASHTDAQGTASFNQRLSQRRANAIVAFLHEKGIARDRLIAKGYGESRLVNECKDGVECSEEAHQMNRRTEFRVLEQEIGQSN; via the coding sequence ATGAGAAAACAAACGGCACGGCCATTACTGGTCATAGTAAGCATACTGTTTTGTATCGGTAGCTTACCTGCACAGCAGGCTAAGTTGCACAAGGCTGCGCTCTTCATGGAAGCGTTCCGCTACGAAGAAGCGATTGCCGTGTTTGACAAGATTGTCCGCAAAGACGAAAGCAATCTGATTGCTTTGGCGGGTTTGGCCGAGGCTTATCACAAAATGGATATGCTTTCGGAATCAGCCAGTTGGTACGCCAAAGCATTGGAGTCGACAGAAGCCGATCCTTTTCTTTACTTTGCTTACGGTCAGGTACTTTTTCAGATGGGCGAATGCGTTGCTGCTCAGTCGGCCTTTCAGGAGTTTTTACGAAGAAGACCAAACGATCAGCGGGCCAATCGCTTACAAGATGTATGTAGTTACTACCAAGAGCTGACAAACAGTAACCTGGAGCAGGTAGAAGTCTCTCTCCCTAATTTCAATGGGCCATTAAGTGATTTGGCACCAGCCTTTTTTCAGGACGGTATCGTCTTTGGTGCGGTTCGGAGTACAGAAAAGCGAAAGGATGCTTTTTACGATCTGTATTTTACCCGTCCTTTAGCGGAAGATCGTCCGCAAGGATTAAACCTCACTTACGAACCGGTCATTGGCTTCTCGGAAATACTCAACAGTGGTTTGAACGAGGCCATCGTGAGTTTTAGCCCCGATTTTAAAGCGGTGTACTTTACCCGCAATCAAGGACAGATTGTTTCCGAAAAGATTCCTATCCGCCGCTTGGAGATCATGGTTTCCCGCCAAGGGGCTGATAACACCTGGTCGAGCCCCGTGCCTCTGTCTATCAATAGTGTCAATTACAGCACAGCCCATCCGGCATTATCGCCTGATGGTGATCGACTGTTTTTTGCGTCGGATCGCCCAGGAGGGTTTGGAGGCAAAGACATTTACTACTGCGACCGCATAGGGCTTGGTTGGAGCTCTCCCATCAATTTAGGGCCGCAAGTGAATACGGAAGGGGATGAACTCTACCCTTATTATCACACCGATGAGGTATTGTATTTTGCCAGTAATGGCCAGCTGGGCCTTGGGGGATTAGACATTTTTCGGGTGGAAGATCTTGGTGGTGGAGAGTGGGGAGAACCCGATAATCCAGGAGCCCCAATCAATTCCAGCGCTGATGATTTTGCCCTGATCATGAAAGAGGATGGCAGTTACGGATTTTTTACCTCTAACCGAAAAAATGGGGTAGGCAGCGATGACATCTATGCTTTCCAGTCGCGTAAAATCTTGCTAGAGCTGCAATTTTTATCGGAATCGGACAGCCTTGTTCACGAAAGTATCCCTTTTGCCCTGCGGGGAGAGGAATATATGCAGTTTTCTGATGAGGATGGCCGTTGGGTGACTTACCTGGAGCCTGAGGATTGCCTGTATGTCCAGCTTCAGGATGAAAACTATCAAAAAGATCACCGCGAAATTTGTGCTTCGCTAGCAGAAGGTGCACAAAAAATATCCATATCCTGGAAACTTACCCCTAGATCTACAGCTGCGCTTCCCGTTTTTGGAGAAGGTGAAAAAGTGTTGACCGGGAAAATTATCGATCAACTGGATGGGGCCCCGGTGCCTTTTGCTGAAGTGCGTTTGGTGAGTACAGATTGCTCCGTCAACATCAACCTGACGGCAGATGGAAACGGCAATTTTTTCTTTAATACCAAAGAGGACTGCTGTTATCAATTGAGTGCGCTGGGGGACGGCTATTTTACCAATACTTTTGGTACGCCATTTTGTAGTAAAAATTGGCCGGAGGCGATTGAGGTCACATTACTGCCTTACCGTTTGCGCGCTGATCGGCCGCAAGAAGTTTCGGTGTCCAATAATGAGCAAAACGAATTTCAGTTTGGCAGTAGTGTTTATGAAGACAACAACAGCTCTATTCCTTACCTCTTGAATGTCTACTATGACCTTGGCCGTGCCAGTGTGCGCCCGGAAGCAATCAGCGAGCTCAATCGCTTGTATTGGTTGTTGGTCAATAATCCAACTATTGTCGTAGAGGTCGCCTCTCATACCGATGCCCAGGGTACGGCTTCCTTCAATCAGCGACTTTCTCAGCGGCGGGCGAATGCCATTGTGGCCTTTTTACATGAAAAAGGGATTGCCCGTGATCGACTTATAGCCAAAGGTTATGGAGAGAGCCGCTTGGTTAATGAATGTAAGGACGGGGTGGAATGCAGTGAGGAGGCCCACCAAATGAATCGTCGGACCGAATTTAGGGTTTTGGAACAGGAAATTGGGCAGTCTAATTAG
- the accC gene encoding acetyl-CoA carboxylase biotin carboxylase subunit produces the protein MQKILVANRGEIALRVMRSARKMGIATVAVYSEADRTSPHVQFADEAVCLGPPPSNQSYLLGDKIIEEALKLGVDGIHPGYGFLSENSKFAQAVEKAGITFIGPKSHAIEVMGDKLAAKDTVKDFDVPMVPGVDHAITDVAEAKKVAVEIGFPILIKASAGGGGKGMRMVENVEEFEEQMDRAVSEALSAFGDGAVFIEKFVTSPRHIEIQVLADSHGNVVHLFERECSIQRRHQKVVEEAPSSVLSPELRARMGAAAVQVAKSCDYLGAGTVEFLIDDKHNFYFLEMNTRLQVEHPVSELISGVDLVEMQIRIARGEALPFTQEDLKITGHALELRVYAEDPLNNFLPSVGKLHRYRPPSGEGIRVDDGFTEGMSIPIYYDPMLAKLITYGETREAAIRMMIAAIEDYEIEGVATTLPFGKFVCQHEAFRSGNFDTNFVKKYYQPAMLEEAMQEEARVAAALSKALWLEQHSQLEMPSTGATDWWEQRR, from the coding sequence ATGCAAAAGATTTTAGTTGCTAACCGTGGAGAAATTGCCTTAAGAGTCATGCGTTCAGCCCGCAAAATGGGTATCGCTACCGTAGCGGTTTATTCAGAGGCCGACCGTACCTCTCCACACGTGCAGTTTGCCGACGAAGCGGTTTGCCTGGGGCCTCCCCCTTCCAATCAGTCTTACCTTTTGGGAGATAAGATCATAGAGGAGGCACTGAAATTGGGTGTTGATGGTATTCACCCCGGTTATGGCTTTCTCAGTGAAAACTCCAAGTTTGCGCAAGCCGTAGAAAAAGCGGGGATCACCTTTATCGGTCCTAAGTCGCACGCCATCGAAGTGATGGGCGACAAGCTGGCAGCCAAAGACACCGTCAAGGATTTTGATGTACCCATGGTTCCTGGTGTCGATCACGCCATTACCGATGTAGCGGAAGCTAAAAAGGTAGCTGTAGAGATTGGCTTCCCGATCCTGATCAAGGCCTCGGCTGGTGGGGGTGGCAAGGGAATGCGGATGGTTGAAAACGTTGAAGAATTTGAAGAACAGATGGATCGTGCGGTTAGCGAAGCGCTTTCGGCTTTTGGCGACGGTGCGGTCTTCATTGAGAAATTTGTGACTTCACCACGCCACATTGAAATCCAGGTTTTGGCCGATAGCCACGGAAATGTAGTCCACCTTTTCGAGCGGGAATGCAGCATTCAGCGGCGTCACCAGAAGGTAGTGGAAGAAGCGCCTTCAAGTGTTCTCAGTCCGGAACTACGGGCACGCATGGGCGCCGCGGCGGTTCAGGTCGCCAAATCTTGTGATTACCTGGGCGCAGGTACCGTAGAGTTTTTGATCGACGACAAGCACAACTTCTATTTCCTGGAGATGAACACCCGCCTTCAGGTCGAGCACCCCGTGTCTGAGTTGATTTCCGGCGTTGACCTGGTAGAAATGCAAATTCGGATCGCACGCGGCGAGGCCCTCCCTTTTACCCAAGAAGATCTAAAGATCACGGGACATGCACTAGAGTTGCGCGTGTACGCCGAAGACCCGCTGAACAACTTCCTCCCCAGCGTAGGTAAGCTACACCGCTACCGTCCGCCATCAGGCGAGGGTATCCGCGTGGATGATGGCTTCACCGAAGGCATGAGCATCCCCATTTACTACGACCCCATGCTGGCCAAACTGATCACTTACGGTGAAACCCGCGAAGCCGCTATACGCATGATGATCGCCGCTATCGAAGACTACGAAATTGAAGGCGTGGCCACCACCCTTCCGTTCGGGAAATTTGTCTGCCAGCACGAAGCCTTCCGCTCAGGCAACTTCGACACCAATTTTGTCAAGAAATACTACCAACCAGCAATGCTGGAAGAAGCTATGCAGGAAGAAGCACGCGTAGCTGCCGCTCTCAGCAAAGCCCTCTGGCTGGAACAGCACAGTCAACTAGAAATGCCCAGCACGGGTGCTACGGATTGGTGGGAGCAGCGGCGGTAG
- the ccoS gene encoding cbb3-type cytochrome oxidase assembly protein CcoS, whose amino-acid sequence MNIIFFLIVLSLIVALGFLAAFFWAVRSGQYDDDYTPSVRMLFDDETTKE is encoded by the coding sequence ATGAATATCATCTTTTTTCTCATTGTGCTGAGCCTTATCGTAGCACTTGGTTTTTTAGCCGCTTTCTTTTGGGCAGTGCGCTCCGGCCAATACGACGATGATTATACGCCTTCGGTGCGTATGCTTTTCGACGATGAAACAACAAAGGAATAA
- the hemN gene encoding oxygen-independent coproporphyrinogen III oxidase, producing MGLQLLDKYNIPAPRYTSYPTVPNWTEPGPAPKDWLNSVRVAYQEQGVVNLYIHLPYCEQLCTYCGCNKRITKNHAVERPYLDSVLEEWSMYVTALGEKPVIQELHLGGGTPTFFAPENLDYLLRGIFAKARIAKDHRFSFEAHPNSTTKAHLETLHQHGFDRISIGVQDFGQDIMTLINRRQSTEEIYRVVADSREIGYTSINFDLIFGLPRQSIQHILTNIEHLQRLRPERIAFYSYAHVPWKSPSQRAYDEHDLPRGAAKRELYETGKRFLLEMGYEEIGFDHFALPGDELLTAFQEQRLHRNFMGYTAHDTRLNIALGVSGISDSWSAYAQNEKKIETYQARIAAGELPIIKGYLLKEEEQIIRRHILNIMCTETSSWSDQALQCQDLYRGIERLTEMIADGLLTIDHQTLKVTPAGRPYLRNICLAFDQHYWKQAVGKGQFSEVV from the coding sequence ATGGGTCTTCAACTCTTAGACAAATACAATATTCCTGCGCCACGCTATACCAGCTACCCAACGGTGCCCAACTGGACGGAACCAGGGCCTGCACCAAAAGACTGGTTAAATAGTGTACGGGTAGCTTATCAAGAGCAGGGTGTGGTCAACCTATACATTCACCTCCCCTACTGTGAGCAGCTTTGTACGTATTGCGGTTGTAATAAACGAATCACCAAAAACCACGCGGTGGAACGCCCTTACCTGGATAGTGTGCTGGAAGAATGGAGCATGTACGTGACGGCATTAGGAGAAAAACCCGTCATTCAGGAATTACACCTCGGAGGGGGTACGCCTACCTTTTTTGCTCCGGAAAATCTCGATTATCTGCTACGGGGTATTTTTGCGAAAGCCCGTATTGCCAAAGACCATCGTTTCAGTTTTGAAGCGCACCCGAACAGTACTACCAAAGCGCATTTGGAAACCTTACATCAGCATGGTTTTGACCGCATCAGTATTGGCGTCCAGGATTTTGGGCAGGATATCATGACCTTGATTAACCGCCGACAATCTACCGAAGAGATTTACCGCGTGGTAGCGGACAGCCGAGAGATAGGATATACCTCGATTAATTTTGACCTGATTTTTGGCTTGCCGCGGCAGTCTATCCAACATATTCTTACCAATATTGAACACCTCCAGAGGTTGAGACCGGAGCGGATCGCATTCTACAGCTACGCCCACGTGCCCTGGAAAAGCCCGAGCCAACGCGCTTACGACGAGCATGACCTTCCACGCGGCGCGGCCAAGCGGGAGCTTTACGAAACGGGAAAACGTTTTCTTTTGGAGATGGGCTACGAAGAAATTGGCTTTGATCACTTTGCCCTGCCGGGAGATGAATTGCTGACTGCTTTTCAGGAACAGCGCTTGCACCGGAATTTCATGGGCTATACGGCGCACGATACCCGGCTGAATATTGCTTTGGGAGTGTCGGGCATCAGCGACAGCTGGTCGGCATACGCCCAAAATGAAAAGAAAATCGAGACTTATCAGGCTCGCATTGCGGCGGGAGAATTGCCCATCATCAAGGGGTATTTGCTGAAAGAAGAGGAGCAAATTATCCGTCGCCACATTCTTAATATCATGTGTACGGAGACCAGTTCCTGGTCGGATCAGGCACTGCAATGCCAAGACTTATACCGTGGTATCGAAAGACTAACAGAAATGATCGCAGACGGACTGCTGACCATTGACCACCAAACACTGAAGGTTACACCCGCCGGGCGCCCTTATCTACGCAACATCTGCCTGGCTTTTGACCAACATTACTGGAAACAAGCAGTAGGCAAAGGGCAGTTTAGTGAGGTGGTTTGA
- a CDS encoding carboxypeptidase regulatory-like domain-containing protein codes for MRLYPIALLVALFFVCTTPVAAQFRTAMKTANKQYDINAYNLAVQSYLSALEKRPDDPEALGKIADSYRHLNMMEEAARYYAQAVRQRDVNKQHFLEFGHVLRALGRYDEAKQWYDTYARDVNQMVGQQYSQSCDFAKQQITATSGFTVIPELLNTPSSDFGPSLVGNDQVVFNSARTDLTAPGTFSGAAGNSLLVATIGQDRFLAIPYLLRNGYTVDGGNPGPVSYSPDGTKVIFTRNNFIDGTRQIPSSGMQLALFQANVTSSGEWNNVKPFPFNGSEYSTGFATYTPDGRGIYFASDRPDGFGGYDIYVSYLVGNSWSTPENLGPVVNSPGNEMTPFFDGVNLYFSSDWHHGLGGFDVFRSQPENGRWTQIFHMGAAINSPRDDYSYSFDDTRNLGYVVSNRTGGSGNEDVYRVTRSADNITLVIKNAADGSPVANAVVDFVECGEGAYQAGTEGLYTFQAMQGLNCNLVIRKDGYVSAMVPLATTGQGEQKEVIVNLTKINETYVGKVVDYATRIPLQGVKVKVTNRTTGSQSETTTDINGDYYIAMVPYTTYDYLITNPGYQDILFGLPVEDGRNRSVLGVIGMQPGTSSSNNGTTPVTPNPVTPVTPGGGGTGTTVQPGYAIQLAALSKADLSRFGDLSNLGQVYAVQDGSRYKVRLGVFTSREQAEQALRNVKGRGYNDAFIVTEAGSTTAGNTGTTPSPVTNPNPPVASTGAYMVQLGAYSKPEYFDRSKAETLGAITTRQKSNLTLMLVSNIATLADARAIRQRARTAGWNGAFIVQDQNGELVKVE; via the coding sequence ATGAGACTTTATCCAATTGCGCTTTTAGTTGCCCTGTTTTTTGTGTGCACTACACCCGTAGCTGCCCAGTTTCGTACGGCTATGAAAACGGCGAATAAGCAGTATGACATCAATGCTTACAATCTTGCCGTTCAGTCTTATCTTTCCGCCCTTGAGAAACGGCCGGATGATCCCGAAGCATTAGGGAAAATTGCCGACAGCTATCGTCATTTGAATATGATGGAAGAAGCGGCCCGTTATTATGCACAGGCCGTCCGTCAGCGTGATGTTAATAAGCAGCATTTTCTGGAGTTTGGCCACGTGCTTCGCGCTTTGGGGCGTTATGATGAAGCCAAACAATGGTACGATACCTACGCCCGCGATGTCAATCAAATGGTGGGGCAACAATACAGTCAAAGCTGTGATTTTGCCAAACAGCAAATTACCGCCACCTCCGGGTTTACGGTGATTCCTGAATTGCTCAATACCCCCTCCTCCGATTTTGGGCCCAGCCTTGTCGGGAATGACCAGGTAGTATTCAACTCTGCGCGGACAGACCTTACCGCTCCGGGAACTTTTTCTGGTGCTGCTGGAAATAGCTTGCTGGTGGCGACGATTGGACAAGATCGTTTCCTTGCTATTCCTTACCTGTTGAGAAATGGGTACACTGTAGACGGCGGTAATCCAGGCCCGGTTTCTTACTCACCCGATGGTACCAAGGTGATCTTTACCCGTAATAATTTTATTGATGGAACACGTCAGATTCCTTCAAGTGGAATGCAGCTGGCCTTGTTTCAGGCCAATGTTACCTCTAGTGGAGAGTGGAACAATGTAAAGCCTTTTCCTTTCAATGGATCAGAATACTCAACGGGCTTTGCGACTTACACGCCTGATGGACGCGGCATCTATTTTGCTTCTGATCGTCCAGACGGGTTTGGTGGATACGATATTTACGTCTCTTACCTGGTGGGCAACTCCTGGAGTACACCAGAGAACCTTGGCCCAGTAGTCAACTCTCCGGGTAATGAAATGACACCTTTCTTCGATGGGGTGAACCTGTACTTCTCCTCGGATTGGCACCACGGACTCGGTGGATTCGATGTCTTCCGGTCGCAGCCGGAAAATGGTCGATGGACACAGATTTTCCACATGGGAGCAGCCATCAACTCACCACGAGATGATTACAGCTACAGCTTTGATGACACGCGCAACCTCGGCTACGTAGTAAGTAACCGTACTGGGGGGAGTGGTAATGAAGATGTATATCGTGTAACTCGCTCAGCAGACAATATCACTTTGGTCATTAAAAATGCCGCTGATGGTTCGCCCGTGGCGAATGCTGTCGTTGATTTTGTTGAATGTGGCGAAGGGGCTTACCAGGCGGGTACCGAAGGGCTCTATACTTTTCAGGCCATGCAGGGCTTGAACTGCAACCTGGTCATTCGCAAAGATGGCTATGTGAGTGCCATGGTGCCGCTAGCAACAACAGGTCAAGGAGAGCAAAAAGAAGTGATTGTCAACCTGACCAAAATCAACGAAACGTACGTCGGAAAAGTAGTAGATTACGCTACCCGGATTCCTTTGCAGGGCGTAAAAGTAAAAGTCACCAATCGTACCACAGGCAGCCAGTCGGAAACCACAACCGATATCAATGGCGATTACTATATCGCTATGGTTCCGTATACTACTTATGATTATTTGATCACCAACCCGGGCTACCAGGATATTCTCTTCGGTTTACCCGTGGAGGATGGCCGCAACCGTAGCGTACTGGGGGTAATAGGTATGCAGCCTGGTACCTCCAGTTCGAATAACGGTACTACACCCGTCACGCCTAACCCCGTTACACCCGTCACGCCCGGTGGTGGTGGCACCGGAACCACCGTACAACCTGGTTATGCGATTCAATTGGCAGCACTGAGCAAGGCCGACCTGAGCCGCTTCGGCGACTTGAGCAATCTGGGACAAGTGTACGCCGTACAAGATGGCAGCCGCTACAAAGTCCGCCTGGGAGTCTTTACCTCCCGCGAGCAAGCGGAGCAAGCCTTGCGTAATGTCAAAGGACGCGGGTACAATGATGCTTTCATCGTTACGGAAGCTGGCAGTACAACTGCTGGAAATACAGGAACTACACCAAGCCCAGTGACCAACCCTAATCCTCCTGTCGCTTCAACAGGGGCTTACATGGTACAATTGGGAGCTTACTCCAAGCCCGAGTATTTTGATCGCAGCAAAGCTGAAACCCTGGGTGCAATCACCACTCGGCAGAAGAGTAATTTGACGCTCATGTTGGTAAGTAACATTGCCACCCTGGCCGATGCGCGTGCTATCCGCCAACGTGCACGTACAGCTGGCTGGAACGGTGCCTTCATCGTTCAGGATCAGAATGGGGAATTGGTGAAGGTGGAGTAA
- a CDS encoding heavy metal translocating P-type ATPase yields the protein MPILLDHTVEDQSTNTLDSNSCYHCGEPCEEELIQLGDKQFCCVGCKTVYELLSENQLDTFYRLEAAPGNTLRTRPREDYAWLDEPAAIAKICDYQDEHQLKVTFHLPQIHCTSCIWLLEHLYRLDAGVLKSQVNFMAQEAYLQIDPQKISLRQLVELLSRIGYAPRLQMDKLNTTQAPVIDRTFAYQLGIAGFAFGNIMLLSFPEYFGLKDLAFQRWFGYLNILLVLPVLLFSAKSYWLSAWQSLRQRQLNIDVPISLGIAVLFLRSVFEIVAELGPGYLDSLAGLVFFLLIGRWFQQRTYHQLSFERNYQSYFPIAVMRRQGEEWSSITLDQLAVGDEIRITNNGLLPADGELISGEARLDYSFVTGEADPVRHQPGAQLFAGGRQTGGEITVRLSKAVSQSYLTQLWNDEAFRKAYVPGSSQLLEKIGKYFTPTVLVVALLTIAYWWPIDHRIALHAFTAVLIIACPCALALSVPFSLGNALRLLGKNEVYIKNTSVLESLYDVDTIVFDKTGTLTSGAGKEQLLVPEHISEKDKAIIKSLASQSSHPISRLIAAFWPTVKRLEVLDFKELAGRGLQAKIAGVSVALGTASFLDLATQEAGTWVKIGAETIGPFVVKHQYRSGVEEILKDWSAKYDLYLLSGDNDASRAQLEAFFPADHLHFQQSPHDKLAFIKSLQAQGKKVLMIGDGLNDAGALQQSEVGLVVTEDVNNFTPACDVILGSNQFVNLRSIMHYGQQSIHLVYAAFVLAFIYNVIGLSFAVQGLLSPLIAAILMPLSSVTIAVVGVLGTNLFFNQIKPHLRR from the coding sequence ATGCCCATCCTCCTTGATCATACTGTGGAAGACCAAAGCACCAACACATTGGACAGCAACAGTTGCTACCATTGCGGAGAGCCTTGTGAAGAGGAGCTCATTCAGCTTGGTGACAAGCAATTTTGCTGCGTAGGCTGTAAGACGGTTTACGAGCTGCTCTCCGAAAATCAGCTAGATACCTTTTATCGTCTGGAAGCTGCGCCAGGCAATACTTTGCGCACCCGCCCTCGGGAGGATTATGCCTGGCTCGATGAGCCCGCTGCTATTGCAAAGATTTGCGATTACCAGGACGAGCACCAGTTGAAAGTCACTTTTCACTTGCCTCAGATTCACTGTACCTCTTGTATATGGTTGCTGGAGCATTTGTACCGTTTGGATGCGGGGGTATTAAAGAGTCAGGTGAATTTCATGGCCCAGGAAGCCTATCTGCAAATCGATCCCCAAAAGATCAGCTTGAGGCAATTGGTAGAGTTGCTTTCCCGAATAGGCTACGCGCCACGCTTGCAAATGGATAAACTGAATACGACGCAAGCACCCGTCATTGATCGCACCTTTGCTTATCAGTTGGGGATAGCGGGTTTTGCTTTTGGGAATATCATGCTTTTGAGCTTTCCTGAATATTTTGGTCTTAAAGATTTAGCTTTTCAACGCTGGTTTGGCTACCTCAATATCTTGCTGGTGCTACCGGTGCTTTTGTTCAGCGCCAAATCGTACTGGCTATCAGCCTGGCAGAGTTTGCGCCAGCGTCAGCTCAATATTGATGTGCCCATTAGTCTGGGGATAGCCGTATTGTTTTTACGCTCTGTTTTTGAGATAGTTGCCGAGCTGGGACCCGGTTATCTGGATAGCTTGGCGGGATTGGTGTTTTTTCTTTTGATCGGCCGCTGGTTTCAGCAACGCACCTATCATCAGCTGTCTTTTGAGCGCAATTACCAAAGTTATTTTCCCATCGCAGTCATGCGCCGGCAAGGTGAGGAGTGGTCGAGTATCACACTGGATCAGCTTGCGGTGGGAGATGAAATACGCATCACCAATAATGGCCTTTTGCCTGCCGATGGCGAGTTGATTTCCGGCGAAGCACGCCTGGATTATAGTTTTGTGACGGGCGAAGCCGACCCCGTCAGGCATCAACCTGGGGCCCAGCTTTTTGCGGGAGGCCGTCAAACCGGGGGGGAGATTACCGTTCGTTTATCAAAGGCCGTGTCTCAGAGTTACCTCACCCAACTTTGGAACGATGAAGCTTTTCGAAAGGCTTACGTTCCAGGCAGCAGTCAGCTTTTGGAAAAAATTGGCAAGTACTTTACACCTACGGTCTTGGTCGTCGCTTTGCTGACCATTGCCTATTGGTGGCCTATAGACCATCGCATTGCTTTACATGCTTTCACGGCAGTACTGATCATTGCTTGTCCTTGTGCGCTGGCCTTGTCGGTGCCTTTCTCTTTGGGCAATGCCTTGCGGCTTTTAGGGAAAAACGAAGTATACATCAAGAATACCAGTGTGCTGGAATCACTTTACGATGTAGACACCATTGTGTTTGATAAAACAGGTACGCTTACTTCGGGAGCGGGCAAAGAGCAGTTGTTGGTACCTGAGCATATTTCCGAAAAGGATAAAGCGATTATCAAGTCCCTGGCAAGCCAGTCTTCCCATCCCATTAGCCGATTAATTGCAGCTTTTTGGCCAACGGTAAAGCGCCTGGAGGTGCTTGATTTTAAAGAGCTAGCTGGCCGTGGCTTACAAGCGAAAATAGCCGGAGTGTCGGTTGCTTTGGGTACGGCTTCGTTTTTGGACTTAGCAACACAAGAAGCTGGCACCTGGGTGAAGATTGGTGCTGAGACCATTGGGCCCTTTGTGGTCAAGCACCAGTACCGTTCAGGAGTTGAAGAGATATTAAAGGACTGGTCTGCAAAATATGACCTCTACCTATTATCGGGAGACAATGACGCCTCACGAGCGCAGCTGGAAGCCTTTTTTCCTGCGGATCACCTCCATTTTCAGCAAAGTCCGCACGATAAGCTGGCGTTCATAAAAAGCCTTCAGGCCCAAGGCAAAAAAGTCTTGATGATTGGCGACGGCCTTAATGATGCTGGTGCCTTGCAGCAAAGTGAAGTAGGTCTGGTTGTCACCGAGGATGTAAACAATTTCACGCCCGCCTGTGATGTCATTTTAGGGAGCAATCAGTTTGTAAACCTGAGAAGCATCATGCACTACGGGCAGCAGAGCATACACCTGGTCTACGCGGCATTTGTACTTGCTTTCATCTATAACGTGATCGGCTTGAGTTTTGCCGTTCAAGGACTACTGTCTCCTTTAATTGCAGCTATTCTCATGCCCTTGAGTTCCGTTACCATTGCGGTGGTAGGCGTCCTTGGGACCAACCTTTTTTTCAACCAGATAAAGCCGCATTTAAGGAGGTGA
- the coaD gene encoding pantetheine-phosphate adenylyltransferase — protein sequence MTKIAVFPGSFDPITTGHFDIVQRAMPLFDKIVIAIGVNSQKKYLFSLEQRVAWLEEVFADYPKVEVATFDGLTAHYCNKIGADFLLRGLRNASDFDYEKTISQLNNIVGQGIETVFFISQPAFSHISSTIVREIIKGGGDARPFLPPGVAIKLT from the coding sequence ATGACTAAAATTGCCGTTTTCCCGGGCTCCTTCGACCCCATCACCACTGGACATTTTGATATCGTCCAGCGAGCTATGCCTCTTTTTGATAAGATTGTCATCGCAATTGGGGTCAATTCTCAAAAAAAATACCTCTTCTCTCTTGAACAACGAGTGGCTTGGTTGGAAGAAGTTTTTGCGGATTACCCCAAAGTCGAAGTAGCTACTTTTGATGGTTTAACCGCCCATTATTGCAATAAAATTGGTGCCGACTTCCTCCTCCGTGGCCTGCGCAACGCTTCTGACTTTGACTACGAAAAGACCATCTCTCAGCTCAACAACATTGTTGGGCAAGGCATTGAAACCGTCTTTTTCATCAGCCAGCCAGCATTCTCGCACATCAGTTCTACCATCGTCCGAGAAATCATCAAGGGTGGCGGTGATGCTCGTCCGTTTTTACCTCCAGGTGTAGCTATCAAGCTTACTTAA